The Daucus carota subsp. sativus chromosome 2, DH1 v3.0, whole genome shotgun sequence genome includes a window with the following:
- the LOC108210221 gene encoding protein HAIKU1 has translation MDDSKNKYNEHLGVNKIGKNIRKSPMHQPTFTNTARQQPQPQVYNINKNDFRNIVQQLTGSPSHHDPLPRPPQNPSKRRPPHLAPINVNRPQMSQMPHRPAPLPVPSLPPSGSAVPLNNNFSRPPSGNFGPPLPPMMPPPYPPGDQVWSNTAESPISAYMRYLQHSILDSGPRQNQMHPQHQPPYPGPNMAYPPSSGLLPNPSGPPLPSPRMNGPPPLPSPRMNGPPPLPSPRMNGPPPLPSPRMNGPPPLPSPTMNGAPPLLPSPTSQFLLPSPLPSPYGFMNMLSPRSPYPLLSPGYQFPPPLTPNFSFSSVPQSGILGPGPHPPPSPGYGFPLSPSGFFPLSSPRWRDPISSPRWRDQIPSPRWRDQ, from the coding sequence GCTCGGCAACAACCACAGCCTCAGGTTTACAACATTAATAAGAATGACTTTAGGAACATTGTTCAACAGCTCACTGGTTCGCCTTCTCACCATGATCCACTTCCTAGGCCTCCACAAAACCCTTCCAAGAGGAGGCCTCCTCATTTGGCACCGATTAATGTAAACAGACCTCAGATGTCCCAAATGCCCCATCGCCCTGCTCCCTTACCTGTACCTTCTCTGCCTCCCTCTGGATCTGCTGTACCTCTTAATAATAACTTCTCTAGACCTccttctggaaattttggtcccCCATTACCACCAATGATGCCACCACCATACCCTCCCGGTGATCAAGTTTGGTCAAATACAGCCGAGTCTCCTATATCAGCATACATGCGATACCTTCAACATTCCATCCTAGACTCTGGTCCGAGGCAGAACCAAATGCACCCTCAACATCAGCCTCCATATCCTGGTCCAAATATGGCATATCCGCCATCATCCGGGTTACTTCCTAACCCATCTGGCCCCCCTCTACCATCACCAAGAATGAATGGTCCTCCTCCTCTCCCATCACCTAGAATGAATGGTCCACCGCCCCTACCATCACCTAGAATGAATGGTCCACCACCCCTACCATCACCAAGGATGAACGGCCCTCCACCCCTCCCTTCCCCTACGATGAATGGTGCTCCCCCACTCTTACCGTCCCCTACTTCGCAGTTCCTCCTGCCTTCGCCGCTGCCTTCACCCTATGGTTTCATGAACATGTTATCACCCCGTTCACCTTATCCGTTACTTTCTCCTGGATATCAATTTCCTCCACCACTGACACCTAATTTCTCGTTCTCTTCAGTTCCTCAGTCTGGGATTTTAGGTCCTGGCCCTCATCCTCCACCCTCCCCTGGTTATGGATTTCCATTGTCTCCTTCGGGGTTTTTTCCTTTGTCAAGCCCAAGATGGAGGGATCCAATTTCAAGCCCAAGATGGAGGGATCAAATTCCAAGCCCAAGATGGAGGGATCAATAG